From one Lotus japonicus ecotype B-129 chromosome 3, LjGifu_v1.2 genomic stretch:
- the LOC130749130 gene encoding scarecrow-like protein 6, whose translation MKAMPLSPFEEFQGKKGVLLDFTSSSDSFSLLLHHHHHQNQPQKWTCSDKKEDFCYVGSTEPNSVLDSRRSPTSPTSFSTMSSSLGSSSSNSSGNGGGGGSANTTATAVPTVSENLPHEDWDGQDQSLLRLIMGDVEDPSAGLTKLLQSTGCGSQNVDFSGNFGVVDQGLNMESDINSSMPESYNYPGFGFNSGNMDAHNAKVSESMFSSSGNMNNPLLVSSSPGGFSSQQQEFGVVGEKPQVINPQFLLNQNQVQFSENPSFFVPLRYPQVQEQQVFSQHMVGHNYQAPRLPLLGSGQEMFVKRPQTQVPLFPHHIQQQQSLVVAPSGKQQKVNPTGDDANHQLQQAIFDQLYKTAELIEAGNPVQAQGILARLNHQLFPTGKPFQRAAFYMKEALQLMLHSNIHNLMAFSPISFIFKIGAYKSFSEISPVLQFANFTCNQSLIEALERFDRIHIIDFDIGFGVQWSSFMQELAFRSSGAPSLKVTAVVSPTTCNEFELNFTCDNLNQYAKDINMSFEFNVLNIESLNSPTCPLPVHFFENEAIGVNMPISSFTNYPSLFPLAVQFVKQLRPKIVVTLDRNCDRIDLPLPNNIGHVLQCYSALLESLDAVNVNQDVLQKIERHFVQPAIKKIVLGHHHSQEKLTPWRNLFLQSGFSPFTFSNFTEAQAECLVQRAPVRGFQVERKPSSLVLCWQRKELISVSTWRC comes from the coding sequence ATGAAGGCCATGCCCTTGTCCCcttttgaggaatttcaagGGAAGAAGGGTGTGTTGTTGGATTTCACCTCATCCTCAGATTCATTCTCACTGCTtttacatcatcatcatcatcagaatcagcCACAAAAGTGGACCTGCAGTGACAAAAAGGAGGATTTTTGCTATGTGGGCAGCACTGAGCCCAACTCTGTTCTTGACTCCAGAAGAAGCCCAACCTCTCCTACCTCCTTCTCCACAATGTCCTCCTCTCttggcagcagcagcagcaacagctccggcaacggtggtggtggtggctcaGCCAACACCACCGCCACAGCAGTGCCAACTGTCTCAGAGAATCTTCCTCATGAAGACTGGGATGGTCAAGATCAATCTCTTCTGAGACTAATCATGGGTGATGTTGAAGACCCATCTGCAGGATTGACCAAGCTCTTGCAAAGCACTGGTTGTGGGTCTCAAAATGTTGATTTCAGTGGAAATTTTGGTGTTGTGGATCAAGGGTTGAACATGGAAAGTGATATCAACTCTTCTATGCCAGAGAGTTACAATTACCCTGGTTTTGGATTCAATTCTGGGAACATGGATGCTCACAATGCTAAGGTTTCAGAATCCATGTTCTCTTCTTCAGGTAATATGAACAATCCTCTTTTGGTGTCATCATCTCCTGGTGGATTCAGTTCTCAGCAGCAGGAGTTTGGGGTAGTGGGTGAGAAGCCTCAGGTTATCAACCCACAGTTTCTGTTAAACCAGAACCAAGTTCAATTCTCTGAGAATCCCTCTTTCTTTGTGCCATTGAGGTACCCTCAAGTGCAAGAGCAGCAAGTTTTCTCTCAGCACATGGTTGGGCACAATTATCAGGCTCCAAGGTTACCCCTTTTGGGTTCTGGACAAGAGATGTTTGTTAAAAGGCCTCAGACACAGGTTCCACTGTTTCCTCACCATATCCAACAACAGCAATCATTGGTTGTTGCTCCTTCTGGTAAACAGCAGAAGGTGAATCCTACCGGAGACGATGCAAATCACCAGCTCCAGCAGGCTATCTTTGATCAGCTATACAAGACTGCTGAACTGATAGAAGCTGGTAATCCGGTTCAAGCACAAGGGATATTGGCGCGGCTCAATCACCAGCTCTTCCCTACTGGTAAGCCTTTTCAGAGGGCTGCTTTCTATATGAAGGAGGCCTTGCAGTTAATGCTTCATTCAAACATTCATAATTTGATGGCTTTCTCACCTATTagtttcatatttaaaattggTGCTTATAAATCGTTTTCTGAGATATCACCGGTTCTTCAGTTTGCCAATTTTACTTGCAATCAATCCCTCATCGAGGCTTTGGAAAGGTTTGATCGGATTCATATTATTGATTTCGATATCGGGTTCGGAGTGCAATGGTCCTCTTTTATGCAAGAGCTTGCCTTCAGAAGTAGTGGAGCACCTTCACTTAAAGTCACTGCTGTTGTTTCGCCCACAACTTGCAATGAGTTTGAGCTCAATTTCACCTGTGACAATTTGAATCAATATGCGAAAGACAttaacatgtcatttgagttcAATGTTTTGAACATTGAATCATTGAACTCTCCTACTTGTCCCCTGCCTGTTCATTTCTTTGAAAATGAGGCTATTGGTGTCAATATGCCAATCTCAAGTTTCACTAATTACCCATCATTGTTTCCTTTAGCGGTTCAGTTTGTAAAACAGCTCAGGCCAAAAATTGTTGTCACTTTGGACCGAAACTGTGATCGTATCGATTTACCACTTCCCAACAACATAGGCCATGTTCTTCAATGTTATTCAGCTTTGCTTGAATCATTGGATGCTGTAAATGTGAACCAAGATGTTCTTCAAAAGATCGAGAGACATTTCGTCCAACCAGCTATAAAGAAAATCGTACTGGGCCACCATCATTCGCAGGAGAAATTAACTCCATGGAGGAACCTGTTTCTTCAATCTGGATTCTCTCCATTCACATTCAGCAACTTCACAGAAGCTCAAGCTGAGTGTTTGGTACAGAGGGCGCCTGTGCGGGGATTTCAAGTGGAAAGAAAACCCTCCTCTCTTGTTCTGTGCTGGCAGAGAAAAGAACTTATCTCGGTTTCGACTTGGAGATGCTGA